The Lancefieldella sp. Marseille-Q7238 genomic interval GGTGCTCGACCACGGCTCAATCATCGCCAAAGGTACGCCCTCAGAGATTCAAAACAACCCGCGCGTTATCGAAGCATACCTGGGTACTCCGGAGGTACAGTAAATGGCAGCCGCGTTAAACATCCTGCTTTCCGTTACAGACCTGAACGTATCTTACGGTGCTATCCGCGCGGTCAGGGGCATCTCCTTTGAGATTTGCGAAGGGGAAATCGTGACCCTTATTGGTGCAAACGGTGCGGGCAAGTCCACGACGCTTAACACTCTTTCCAGTTTGATCAAGCCTGATGCGGGTTCCATTGAGTTTTCCGGCCATAGCATTGTGGGAATGAAGCCCCATAAAATTGTTGAAGCTGGTCTGGCGCTTTGTCCTGAAGGCCGCCGTGTCTTTTCGCGCATGAGCGTTGCTGAAAATCTTCAGATGGGCGGCTATACGCGTTCAGATGAGGAAAACGCGGAGGCGCTTGACCTTGTGTACGAACATTTCCCACGTCTTCGCGAACGCCGCCGTCAAATGGCTGGCACGCTTTCCGGTGGAGAGCAGCAGATGCTCGCTATGGGTCGCGCGTTGATGAGCCACCCCAAGCTGCTGATGCTTGATGAGCCTTCCATGGGCCTCGCGCCTATCCTGATTGAGGAAATATTTGCTATTATTCGGGCGCTCGGTTCTCATGGCACCACTATTTTGCTCGTTGAGCAAAACGCCAATATGGCGCTCAATGTTGCTGACCGTGCCTATGTGCTGGAGATTGGCAAGGTTGTTAAAACTGGCACGGGCGACGCGCTTCTGCACGATGACGACGTGCGCAAAGCATATCTTGGCGGTTGAGGGCGAGAAGTGCTTCTCGCCCTAAATCTCGTCAAAGGTATTGTGATGAATGGTGCCGTCGTCGCAGGTAATAGAGGTTCCTGCAAGTGACGGATTCAAGATTCGTATCCAGAGGTCGTTGCGGACCTTTTGAGCGTTTTCCACAACAGCTTGAGCAACAACGGGAGAGTCGCAGACGGCAATCATTGCGGCGCCCGATCCGGAAATAACAAAGGTGCTCGCGCGCGCCATCAGAGCCGCCTCACGAAGTGCCTCGTAGTCGGGAATTAGTTTCTTTCTGTAGGGTTCGTGTAACTTATCGACGCATGCGGTAGCGAGAAGACCCGCGTTGCCGGTTTCAAGAGCGGTGGTGACGGCCACTACGCGTCCCATTTGCCATACGGCGGTTTCCAGGGGAATCTCGGTAGGCATAATGTGGCGAGCGTCTTCGGTTTGAACTGAATAGGGAGGAGCGATTGCCACAAAAGAAAAGCCGCGCGCGATTTTAATGCGAGAGCAGACCGTGTGGCCGCCTTCGACAAAGGATGACGTCAGACCGCCGTAGATGGCGGGGGCAACGTTGTCAGGGTGTCCTTCGATGCGGCATGCCAAATCAAGCGCACGCTCCGGATCCCAACCGCCGTGAGACTCGCTGAGAGCGCAGGCGACACCTGCAATCACGCAGGCAGAACTCGAACCAAGCCCTCCTGAAAACGGGATGGGGGAGTCAATGGAGATATGCTTTGGCGTAGGATCGCTGCCGAGCTTATCGCATGCCTGCGTATACGCCTGCCATACGAGATTATCATCGTTTTGAAAGCGAAGCGGGCAGCCTGCAATCTCAAGGGTGTCGGCCTCTCTGAACTGAAACAGTGCTCGAAGATTGAAGGCAAGACCCAGGCAGTCAAACCCGACGCCTACGTTTGCCGAGGTAGCCGGTACCGAAACGGACAAAATGATATCTTTTTGCATAGTGCGCCTCAATTATTCTGACAGTTCTGCTTTCAGGTACCACAGACGGCGAAGCTCCAAGTAGCTTAAACGCGTCAACTGAATATCCTTGAGCAGGCTGTTGTCACAAACCTCTCCATTTGATTTTGATCACACACACCGGTATGAATAATAGCGTTATCACGAAGTCTCGAAAGCGTAATTGGGGGAACGGTGCCGGTGTATTCGGCGAGCGCGTCCATGCAGGCGAAGTCGTCAAGGTTCTCAGGCTTTCTCCCAAGCGCAGCTAAGACGTCAGACGAGAATTTATACGGGCTTGCGGTAGACAGGCATACCAGCGCTTTATTCCGCGTGGACAGGTGGGGGGCGACTCGCTCGAGCACGCACCTCGCCACCGCGGTATGCGGATCGATTAGCACATGCTCCTCTTCCCAGGTGGAACGAATGGTCGCAGCGGTTTCAGCATCGGTAGCAAAGCCACAGTCAAAAATCGCCCGAATGCGGTCGAGCAGCTGCGCCGAAACCGTATAGACGCCCTTCTCGCGAAGGTTTCGCATCAAAAAGGCGATAAGGTTGGTGTCTTTGTCCGAGGCGTAGTACAGAAGTCGTTCAAGGTTTGATGAAACGATAATGTCCATCGAGGGCGACATGGTCTTTTTAAAGGCGCGACGCCGATCATATGTGCCCGTTTGAATAAAATCCGTAAGAACCTTGTTCGCATTGGAGGCTACGATGAGTCTGTCTACGGGCAGTCCGAGTGTCTTGGCAAAGTATCCCGCAAGGACGTCGCCGAAGTTTCCTGTCGGCACGCAAAAGCTCACTCGGTCGCCCAGGGAAATGGCACCGCGGCGAACAAGCTGCGCGTAGGCGTCAAAGTAATAGGTGATTTGAGGAACAAGGCGACCTATATTGATAGAGTTTGCACTGGAGAGCGCCGTATTGGCGCTAC includes:
- a CDS encoding ABC transporter ATP-binding protein; the protein is MAAALNILLSVTDLNVSYGAIRAVRGISFEICEGEIVTLIGANGAGKSTTLNTLSSLIKPDAGSIEFSGHSIVGMKPHKIVEAGLALCPEGRRVFSRMSVAENLQMGGYTRSDEENAEALDLVYEHFPRLRERRRQMAGTLSGGEQQMLAMGRALMSHPKLLMLDEPSMGLAPILIEEIFAIIRALGSHGTTILLVEQNANMALNVADRAYVLEIGKVVKTGTGDALLHDDDVRKAYLGG
- the thrC gene encoding threonine synthase, which gives rise to MDVQYHSTRSSLSSVSAKQAVVSGIAPDGGLFVSDALGTKALDLTRISGQDFHATAHDVLSTLLADYTSEEIDECIQGAYGPQWDTPAITPVTPLGNHWLLELFHGPTSAFKDIALQMLPRLFTKALAGRKRNVMIVTATSGDTGKAALEGFKDIPGLGVSVFYPEGKVSDIQRLQMTTQTGSNVAVCAVRGTFDNAQTEVKRIFADSELAEHLRSANTALSSANSINIGRLVPQITYYFDAYAQLVRRGAISLGDRVSFCVPTGNFGDVLAGYFAKTLGLPVDRLIVASNANKVLTDFIQTGTYDRRRAFKKTMSPSMDIIVSSNLERLLYYASDKDTNLIAFLMRNLREKGVYTVSAQLLDRIRAIFDCGFATDAETAATIRSTWEEEHVLIDPHTAVARCVLERVAPHLSTRNKALVCLSTASPYKFSSDVLAALGRKPENLDDFACMDALAEYTGTVPPITLSRLRDNAIIHTGVCDQNQMERFVTTACSRIFS
- the thrB gene encoding homoserine kinase, with the protein product MQKDIILSVSVPATSANVGVGFDCLGLAFNLRALFQFREADTLEIAGCPLRFQNDDNLVWQAYTQACDKLGSDPTPKHISIDSPIPFSGGLGSSSACVIAGVACALSESHGGWDPERALDLACRIEGHPDNVAPAIYGGLTSSFVEGGHTVCSRIKIARGFSFVAIAPPYSVQTEDARHIMPTEIPLETAVWQMGRVVAVTTALETGNAGLLATACVDKLHEPYRKKLIPDYEALREAALMARASTFVISGSGAAMIAVCDSPVVAQAVVENAQKVRNDLWIRILNPSLAGTSITCDDGTIHHNTFDEI